ggccttgcttcgaaacaagattgggccaaagcaatttcttcctccttttcttttagattagcatgaatgtttccaaaacctctttgttccactccttaagggcctttttaactctggcctgcttgatttgaatgtttaggattccacccgcccccgtgggctcctcccatgctttttgcactacggccatgaatccttcatgacggatccacatgttctggaacctgaaagccttggctccagcggatgtgttcatcttcgtgcacctgacaagaattggtccatggtccgaggcaatccgggggaggttcgtaacccgagtggcctcgaaggtcttagtccaatcctcgctgacaaacactctatccaacctttcaaaaaggccattcttggcccaagtgaatgccgctccatcaaaaccaagggtcaagcagcctacaatcttcccgttgcctccgcaaaatcgaccatctcggcttgccggttggtatcacttccaactctgtcttgatgagatagcatggtgttgaaatcgccaccgatgatccaaggtgttccctcaagaggcccggcaatctctctcatcttgtcccataggtgatgtctttcagcccttgtacatttggcgtacacggctgagatggccaccggcctagcaaggcggtgggatttgaggtacccgtggagaatttgttccgagtcaacctcaatatcaaaagtggacccctcttccgcaaacatccaaatcttctcgttcatgttcgaaccaatgaaggacagccccaaggccttagagaaacggtccgggtccggttgtgtgagcggttcattattgcaagaaataaacattatgacaaccaattagtcttttcagaacgttttgagtgggcgcattcgcgatccccctcacgttccaaaacatgagattgtacgacattattaacaagaagggtgcgtacccaaagaggttgaaggccctccttgataatcagtacggtgttgctctttgttcggagcgacctcctcggcgtcctcggccgaactgttgcctcctaacttctcggcccccacatgcaattccataaggtcttcgtccgcatccccacaattctcaacatcaaattctccgttctccatgagagtataatattggttagtgctcatgtggttctttgccgagaagaacccacgcccccttgtcaaagcatggcgcgcgcctcctctcggattccctcgccgaactggtgagaccgagctcctcgcaatgggggagccccactccacgtccatgttcccacgtggtgatgtggttcggtggtgggatgcaatggattcccccggttcggtggggacttcccaatctcgatcccggcaataagcccggcattttgagttccggagctcggtccgctccccaaagtagagtcacccttggagttcggtccctcccaggaagtatcaccggagtcctccccatttgttttgttattgtttggtcgatcaccggccttgccttggcttcttcccctgatgtttccattcgttNNNNNNNNNNNNNNNNNNNNNNNNNNNNNNNNNNNNNNNNNNNNNNNNNNNNNNNNNNNNNNNNNNNNNNNNNNNNNNNNNNNNNNNNNNNNNTAGGTCACTCCCAGGAagtatcaccggagtcctcccatttgtttgttattgtttggtcgatcaccggccttgccttgcttcttcccctgatgtttccattcgttggagctggaggcattcttccccatatcttgcttccccttctcggtctgtctctcgggttgtggctgttttggcgggccgttgtggtagtttctctttgacGGCcgtccttcttgcccgtcgcatagcacacctcactgcatggccgacatgtttgcattctcggcaatatgatggtatcttgtcccatcggactcgctgcaccgtttctcgcccaccaagatcgaggattatctcttcggtaggtggttttgtgatgtctatctcgacgcagattcgggcaaatgaaagccgagtcttgtttgccgtggctcgatcaatttgtattggattgccgagaagcttgccgatggcgaataaggcggattggtcgaaaaggtgaatggggaggccaattaggttgcaccagattgccgcaatgggggactcgcagtaagcatcaaagtcgggaccatttgaagaccctcatcgggtgtcggtcaatgagccaaacgggcgtaccccttgggcctccaaggattcgggcatagtccgccaagtcctcgcattgaatgagaatatgtttagcattaatgtacttccaactaaatccacaccgaagtttaatattgtcgagggtcttttggatttgcagtcccgtagggatagagtgagaaaacttacccacaatggcgtgtcccatgctctcagcaagcttttgagtttccgctccggagaagtaaatggccgggatgccgtcggacactgaagcaaatccaatgttctggagcttatccggttcaaaggctggggggccggtagggtcagtcgagcctttgagcatgtccgccatcgttttcggccgaccggggtggtttgcggcgccttcaccccggccttgtagagtgttactcgccgagcccgacggggtacccctaagcaagtccgccatcgatttcggccacggcgaggggcccagtgtagcttctacccccccaagttgattaactacattcagcccttgtgttgcggcatccgtcgcggacttagatgtgtttccatttctcttcggattgtgagttcggcttctccattctcggtgtggatcttctcggcacctacgttgccgttgtgtgcccttctcggcttttccattctcggcttttcggctttttctttctcggtgtggatcttctcgactttttccttctcggtgagggtctgttcggcatcatccataggcgtatcgttgggtgttggtgtgtctcttgtcactgcaaccatctcggcactaggcgtggccttgttcatcgtctcgataaaaggcttttctcggtagacgttagggttcgacttcggtcgcggctggccgaactCCGCACTATgatgttccgaactagcctcaaacgtagctcggagcttgctagttcgtcctcgttcgagagggggaagtcctcaagagagggtccattccatcccgaggtgtgtgtgtgacacttgcATGCATCCGAAGGgtttagggggaactccagtggattgtggccggccgtaatgagaggttgcgcaaccaatgtgtctagcatctccgccgagtccaaggcggctaagtggatgatttcggcctttgttggttgcgttggggcctccacgacaatcgtctcacgtgagctcttgggacggaaaggagttagcccactttcggaaggaggttttggtctccaagccaattcgggaaagttgggttgctgcaaaaaggagctagatttttgttgtttgggggggctcaacggatgcattggggccagcatcacgtggtgttccgaagtggcaaggcgccaaggaactttcggaaagtgagtgattttgttgttgtgcccatttcgggcaagttgactagcgcgtccacccaggccttttgacccatgctagagccatctctctccgagcagccatcatgtggggggGTTGGTGCTCCTCCGTCACCagtccccgcgtttgcgccggccgcaaggtcatcggccggagcgttgtcaacagttctggcgccggcaagttcttcattaatcttagcttcatcttcaccgttgaGATTAGggggagggctccatcgacgtcgggaagatgggcctttgcattttgggcttccgaccggcgagctcccttcggccccgaaatcaatcttcttcctaagttgcttgtcctccggcatcggtgagggtacgaaccttttccgaccagtgcctttgaTGGGAGGGGGGGTgtgtacttttccgtgccttcaccttcattttcaaagttttcctcgccactttcctgcagggaaaaattatggagggagactcctccgacgtgaaattcattggccggtccgagagagggtcctcggccggccggaggaccattagctggtccgagatggtgcgcggttcttctgactccggggggggatccggcaggcgctccggcatgatcgagagaatgagtcgagtcaccagccgctccggagctttgttcgtgccttagccaagggagtggttggttggtgagaatccgaggtcgggaggatggtgggtggctggtggagcgggggcgtgaggAGGACCGTCGACAGTGGTGAGCCGAGCAAGAATGGGGTGGGCGGCGATGTGGGCACTCAAAACGTTgtgggggattctagagagaagggagagcgtctctctctaacttacaattTCCGTCTCTCTctaattagtctttttaggacgttttgggttgacgcattcgcgattcccctaacgttccaaaatagaaaatttaacgacatgattaacaagaggagTTCGTACCCGGCGGGACTGACCCCCCtccttggaattcaatgatttgaaggtCCTTCTCCCCATGAGATGCCGCGGCCTCCAAAAAGGCGGGATTGGCGCCCTCATCGATTTCATTATGGGAGATGGTATCATCCCAATTTTCCTCGtcttccatatcattctccACGAAGTTCTCTTGAGCCATGAGGGTGAAATATCGGTTAGTACTCAAGTGACTTGATGGCCCTTGTGCCTCGGTTTTCTCTAGGTCGAAGGGTTTAAAGAAGCCTTTCGGTTGCACAAGGGCCCCCGAAGTCGGGTTCACTTCTCGCCGCGCCATATCCGCTCCTCTTGGCGTACCCCCGCGCCCATTTCCAAAAGAGGGAATTTAGCGAGCACCCTTTAGGTGAAGTGGTGGTATGCTCATCATGGATGATGATCATGTCCTTACTCCCGGCACCTTGCAAATCACCCAAAAGTCCGGCCCCGACCACTCCGCCCCGAGTACATATTGGCTCTCGGGTTCATCCGGATGTTGCCTTCCTTTCCCTTGTgtttcccttgttgtttccattccatgttattatcGGTGTGCCTCGGATCAGTattgttcttcttagctcctattcctccgtgttgtggttgttttggtgttgctaagttgtaatttcgttttGGAGGTCGATCCGCCTTCCCGGAAGCGTAacaaacttcactcttgtgaccgacatgtttgcattctccacagtaggacgggatctatcccactttacttgctgcaccaaaggacgcccacaaatgtcaaggatgatctcgtcgggggtggcggctttgtaatgtcgatctcaatgcatagccgcgcaaaggagagtcttgatttgttggccgtcgctctatctacttggatcgggttacaaaggagtttcccaatggcatagagggccgattgatcaaataggtggatcgggagtccaattaggttgcaccatatagccgcaattggagattcacaataggcgtcaaattccggagaccatttgaaaactctcatcggatgccgatcaatgaaaccacaccggtgtcctttgggtccacttaggagccgagcataatccgtcatgtcctcaaattgaacaagaatatgtttggcgttaatatatttccaagtatagccacggcaaaacttaatgttgtctagagccttttggatttgatagGAAGCCGGGATTTAGTGCCAGAACTTACCTACAATAGCATGGCCGAGGGACGAGgccaacctttggatttctgacccggagaagtaaatggatgGCACTCCGTTTGACGTGGAAGCAAAGCCaatattttggatgttctccgggACAAAGACTTGCGGCCTTCAACCGCCGATGGTCCCCgcaccatgtcggccatggattTTGGCTTGGTGGGGTTCCTCACGCCCGGCTTGGTATTGCCTCCTAAAGGGTTGTTTGTCGGCTTATCTTTTGATTTAGCCACACCGTTTGGGTCGGTTCGCGGTTCATCACACGAGTCCCTCTCGACCCTGGGTGCGTAAGGAGGCCGCGGCATTTCTATGTCCATCTCGGTCGGCGTCGGGTCCATCGCTTGCGTGTCCGAGGCCGAAGGCGCGGACGTGTCTCGAGGGGGGGTTGCGGATTGCATTGGTCCTCGGCCATCCCGTACTCACTAACGCCGAGCCGGCTTCGAATGATGCTCGGATTTTCCGGGTCCTTCCCTTTTCGAGAGGTGGGAAATCTTCAAGGGAAGGGCCATGCTCAATGAGAGGCGCGCATGGTTCAATATCTTTGTCTCTCTGATCTGGGAGAAGGGTGACCTTCGCCGTGTAGTCCGTGGCCGgtgagggttcggcgaggaggggctgcgccgccgccgcatcAAGCATCTCCGCCTCGGCCAGGTGAatgatttggaggatatcaCTCTTTTTTGTATTCATTTGCTGCATTGGTAGGGGTGAGCAAGGCTCCACATGTGACTTCCGGTTTGGTAAGGGGCAAAAGCACTTTCCGAAAGGTGATTTGTTCCCATGCccaattcgggcaagttgactatctcactccccaatgtaCTTTTGGCACACATGCTACGGTCAAATCCTCTTGGGATACGTTTAGGGTTCCGACATCATCCCCTCCAACGGTCATCTCGCTCATGACGGGTCCATGGTCGAAGGGTggcgccacctccgccgccggtgCATCTCCGTGAACCACCACTTCCATTTGGACCCCATCCTCGGATGTGGGGGCTTTAGGAAGGGCTCCTAGGCCAAGTGCTTCCTTGCTATCAATGGAGCAAGCCGGAAAAAGATTTACCTTGGATTTAAGGCTATCAAGGTCGGGGCTCGGGACGGATGACTCGGGCTCGGAGGGCTGCTCTTCtccaaagtcgagcttcttcctaagttgtttgtcctccgggagtggagaaggtacgaaccttttccggccatgaccttttgtgagaggtgccggcgtgctcttcctagccatcatcctattcttcttgctttgcattttcaaatctttGGCCGAGACCTTTGGTGTTGGTCATCGCATGAGTGAAAAATCATAAATTGGTCCGGGATAGAcctagcctcctcggggtctGGTGGGGCCGGGGTTGGGTTCGTGGGGGGGTCCGGCATGGCCAGCCGAGGGTGTGACCGCAGCGCCGAACCAAGGTGGGGAGACGGTGGAGTTGAGGAGGGATGGTGACACGACCGGCGTGGAAAAGGTCTCGGCGGGTTTGGGGGGGTGAGGTGTGGTGGTCGGCGTGAGGGAGTCACGGCGGGTCGTGGGTGTGAGTGGGTGGACGGCGAAAAGGATCAAGGTGGgggaattgctagagagaagggggagcgtctctctctagattCTTTTATCCTTTAAGTTAGtatgcaatgtgtccaacaccttgacaacgaaaaaAGACGGATTTTGCTGAAGTTGTTGAGGAATGTAGGCTAATGGACCTAGGGTTCGATGGTTCCCCCTTCACATGGGCCAAGAACGCGTTGTTTGAGAGATTGGACAGGGTCTTCATCAACGAGCAGTGGACCAGCGTTTTTGAGTCATCTAGAGTCTCGAATCTGCCGCGGGTTGCCTCCGACCATGGACCGGTCCTCATGCGGTGCGAGACCTCTACCCCACGACCCCAAGGTAAACCTTTTcgtttccaaaacatgtggatcAGACACCCGGAGTTCAAAGGAGAGTAGTGACATCAAGTTGGGCACAACCGACCGAGGCTGTGGGTCTCCTTAACTTCCAAGTCAAATTAGCAAGGCTTAAGAAGGTACTGAAAAGATGCAATAAGGAGGTATTCGGCACCTTACATGCAAACCTTCGTGAAGCGAGGAGAGGGTGGTTTCGGTACAAGGAGCCTACGAGGCCGACCCGTCCCGATCAATCGAAGCAACATCAACAAGCACATAGCACAATATATCCTCCTCTTAAAAATGGAAGAGGATCTCTGGAGGCAAAAGGCAGCTGTGAGGTGGCTCAAAGACGGGGATAGAAACACCAAGTATTATCAAAGTTGGGTTAAGCAAAAAAGGGCCAGACTGCGCATACATAGCGTGCAAGTGGGGGATAGAGTACTCACTGAGGAATCCGAAGTGATGGCGTCGGCAGCTTTGTTCTTCCAGGATCTTTTAGCTCCCCCAACAACCCCTCCCCTAATTGAGCCAAACCTGAGCCTCATCCAACAAATGCCGAACACAACTGATTGGAGCGGTCTGATTTCCCTCCCAACGGCTGAGGAGGTCAAGCAAGCGGTGTGGGAAATATCGGGGGATAGCGCACCGGGGCCGGATGGATTCACCGCtacattttatcataaatgcTGGGACACCATTGGCCACGACGTTGTCGACGCGGTGCTCCAATTTATCAAAGGGGCGTATCTCCCTCGGAGCATCACGGCAACGATGATTGTTCTACTGCCGAAAACGCTCAACCCGTCTTCGTGGTCAGAGTACCGGCCGATCAGCCTATGTAACGTATCAAACAAGATTATTACGAAGATCCTCACGTCTAAGCTCACCCCCTTCCTACCAAAGGTTCTCTCtccaaaccaaagtggtttcGTTAAAGGAAGGCTTCTCAACGACAACGTCCTCCTTGcacaagaaatgttccatgagctctaTCGTAGCAAACCAGCACCAAATGTTGCCCTTAAGCTGGATATGGCGAAAGCCTACGACCGGGTTCAGTGGCCCTTTCTGTCCAAAGTACTTAAGCAAATGGGCTTTCCCGAGCCGTGGATCAATATGGTGGAGAGATGCATAGGCTATTGTTGGTTCTCGGTCTTGGTTAATGGTGCGCTCACGGGATTCTTTAAGTCTACTAGAGGGTTGCGACAGGGAAACCCCATCTCACCGGCCCTGTTCGTTAATGCCGTCGACTACTTATCTAGAGCCCTCGACAATTTGATCCTTGGGAGGAAAGAAATGACTTTCAAATCTACCCGGGCAAGCACTGAGGTTAGTCACCTTGCTTACGTGGATGACATCattatcttcactcaagcggccgTCGGACCCATACGACAATTGAAAGCTTACCTTGATGATTACACGGCTGTCTCGGGTCAGTTGATAAACCTAACGAAGAGCAACTTTTTCATCACGGAGAACAATGAAGGACATGCGGCCATTGTAGAAACAGAAGAGGGATTCTCTAGAGGTACGTTCCCCCTCCTTTATCTTGGAGTCCCCATTTATAAAGGTGCGAAGCGAACGGACATGTTCCTTTTCCTCCGAGAAAAAATCTCAAAACGGATCACGGGATGGGCCCACCGCCACCTCTCATTCGGTGGGAGGCTTACTCTCATCAAGAGTACACTTGAAGCTATTCCGATCCATGTATTTCAAGCCATCGAGCCGACCAAAGGGGCCCTCAAGCTTCTCGAGCAACAAATTGCACGCTTCTTATGGGGATCGGTTGAAGGGAAGAAAAGAACTCACTGGATTGGTtgggagcaagtttgcctccccACAGCGGAAGGCGGGCTAGGGATCAGATGCTTTGAAGATGTCCTCAAGGCCTTCAATATCAAGCTATGGTGGAGGTTTAGGGAACATAATTCTCTTTGGGCCACCCACTTATATAGCAAATATTGCACCAAGAAAGTCCCCTTTGACTGGAGAAGTCTCGGGCAGAAGCAGCCCAACATGGAGGAGATTGGCTTCGGCATGGCCATTGGCCCAGGCCCATATCCGGTGGATCATTGGTGACGGCAAAGCATTGTTCTGGGATGATATGTGGCTCGGGGATAAACCTCTAAGGGAGAGTTGTATTGACACGAGGGGAAACCCCATGACGCGGGTCTCAGATTTTTGGCTCGATGGCCAGTGGGATCAAGCACGGATTACAATGACCCAACGCAAATCCGGCATCCCGCCCCACATCGCCGAGAATATTTTTAACGTCCCCATTCTCTCGGGGAGTAATGATGTCCCGAGGTGGTGCCTATCCCGGCGTGGTAATTTCACGGTTGCCTCGGCATGGGACACAAACCGCACCCGCCGGCCTATCATCCCGGCCCTCGAGGACATTTGGAACAAAGGCTTCACAACATCCATGTCAATATTTATGTGGAGACTAATCTCAAATAGGATCCCGGTTGATGCCAAGCTCCAATGGAGGAACATTAACTTGGCCTCGAAGTGTCATTGCTGCATCTCACACCCGAGGGTCGAAACATTACAACATATTTTTGTCAGCGGGCAAGGGGCCATCCGAGTCTGGAGATTCTTGACGAATGGTTTCGCGGGCCACAGCGAGCCCATCATCGAGGCAGACACCATCCCGTCGAGATTGGAAAAATGGTCAAAGAGATCAAATAAACTGCAAAAAAACGCCTTAGCTCGGGTTCTACCCTTGCATCATCTTTTGGTTCTTTGGGCAAGAGAGGATATAGCCGACATAATGGAGGTTCGGTTTCAAGGCGTTTAGTGTTATTTGGCAAGTTCAGTTGCACATCCCGCTTGTGGAAGGGGACGGCTTCGACCGAAACATTTGTCAGTGTCAAATTACACCGAGGTAGTCGCAGGCACCCCCAAGACCGAGACCGCCGGAGCAGAGAGTCATGGTCACGAATGGCAGCCGCCCGGATCCCCCATGGATCAAATTTAATATCAAGGGAGCCTACATCGAGGGCGACAGGTCGATCCGGTGGTGGAGGCATCTTTCGGAATCATCACGGCAACCTTGTCTCGGCCTTCCTCGCACCATTGGCCGCGAAGTCCAAACTCGAAGCGGAATTGGAGATGATCTGCCGGGGCCCTCTCCCATGCTACAGGCTGCGGCCATCGGACATGGGTCGAGACCAGCTCGAGACAAGCCTCAGCTCTGTTTAACAAGGCGAATGGGGACCAGCCACGTCCGGCACCCTCATGGTTAACATTCGACATTTGATGGCCGAGAAGCAATAGCCGAATTAGCACCACCCACCACGTTGGCAACAAAGGCACAGCCCTTCTAGCTCAATTGGGAATTGAAGCCACACTTCCCCAGACCATCGCGGAAGACTCAGCACCTAGGTTCCTTCGTGCAATCATCCATCTTGAAAAAAGTCGGGCACTCGCCTACATTAGCCTAAGGGGCGATGGGTGAGTTCCGGCAATTGTTGGACCCGACCGAGTTACCCTCTTTGACTTCGAGGATAGTCACGTGAAGTGAAAGCCGCCGAGGGCCGTAGAGTACACAGGTGTCGTAATAGCTTTGGCACGACCTCTCCCTACTCTTGTGGTTTAAATTGTCtagtgtgttttgtaaatagttTTGGTCACCTAGCCTTAGATTGTTCGGCCCTTTTGTACTTCATGATTGTAATCCTCTTTcgtttgaaatatagggatgagggacccacgaaccctccaccgtgaaggtgtttgattaaaaaaataaaaataaaaaaacagaaGAGGTTACACGGATGCGCATTCACAAGATCAATGTAGGGGGGGGAGAGAACTCTCGGATGACTTGGAGATTAGGAACTCGGCGGTGGAGTACTTCCAAAATCTCTTAGCCCCGGGTCCCCTCACGCTCTTGGATCCGGACTTGAGCTTGATTCAACGCCTCCCACCATCACCCGAGGTGGGACGCTCTCCCGGACCCGCCAAATGCAGAGCAAGTGAAAAAAGCTGTTTTTGACATCTCCGGAGATAGTGCCCCAGGACCGGATGGCTTCACAGCCACCTTCTTTCAATCATGCTGGGATACGGTTGGTGTGGATTAGTTGACCGCAATCCGACAATTCTTTGGGGGTGCCTTCCTCCCTCGAAGCATCACGGCCACGAGCATCGTACTCATCCCGAAGAAGCTCGCCCCGGACTCGTGGAGTGACGACCCCGCCCTTatcagcctttgcaacgtcTCCAACAATATTATCACAAAAATCCTCACGAGGCGGCTAACTCCCATCCTCCCTCGGTTATCTCTCCAAATCAGAGCGGGTTTGTGAAAGGGAGGCTCCGAAACGATAGCGTTCTTTTGGcgcaagaaatgttccatgaactTTTGAGGAGCTCACCGGCCCCCAATGCCGCAGTCAaggattgacatggctaaagcttACAACAGAGTTCAGTGGCCCCCTTTCCTCCCCCGCGTTATTGCCCCAAATCAAAGTGGATTCGTGAAGAAACGACTCTTGAACGACAACATGCTCCTTGCCCAGGAGATGTTCCACGAGCTACCAAGGTGCGCGCCTGCCCCGAATGTTGCCCTTAAATCGACATGGCAAAAGCATATGACCGCGTCCAATGGCCGTTTCTCCTCAAGGGTCCTACGACGGATGGGATTCCCGGAAGCTTGGATTTCCCTC
This genomic interval from Salvia splendens isolate huo1 chromosome 13, SspV2, whole genome shotgun sequence contains the following:
- the LOC121760619 gene encoding uncharacterized protein LOC121760619, with translation MPQSRIDMAKAYNRVQWPPFLPRVIAPNQSGFVKKRLLNDNMLLAQEMFHELPRCAPAPNVALKSTWQKHMTASNGRFSSRVLRRMGFPEAWISLIERCIGTCWFSVLIIGAPSGFFKSTRCLRQGDRISPALS